From Lujinxingia vulgaris:
CGCTCAAACTCCCCGAAGGCGCGCGCTTCTTAGACCTGGCCACCGGCACCGCCGACCTGGCGATTGCCAGCGCCAAACGCCACCGCGATCTCCAGGTCGTGGGCCTCGACCCCAGCGCCGAGATGCTGGCCAATGGCCGCGTCAAAGTCTCCAAAGCCAACCTCGACGGCCGCGTGGAGCTCGTGCTCGGCGACGCCCAGGATCTCCCCTTCGAAGACGACAGCTTCGACGGCGTAGCCATCTCCTTTGGCATCCGCAACGTCCCCGACCGCCGCAAGGCCCTTCAGGAAATGAACCGCGTCGCGCGCCCCGGCGGCCGCATCGTCATCCTGGAGCTCAGCGAGCCTCGCCAGGGGCTGCTGGCCAGCCCGGCCCGCTTCTACATCCACCACGTCGTCCCGCGCATCGGGGGGCTTATCTCCGGCTCCAAAGAGTACCGCTACCTCCAGGAGTCCATCGCCGCCTTCCCCACCGCCGACGCCTTCGCGCAGCTGATGCGCGAGGTGGGCCTGACCAACGTCAATGCCTCCACCCTCTCCTTCGGCGCCGTCAACCTCTTCACGGCCAACGCCGGCCATTAATTTGAGTCAGAACTGCTGATCGGGGGCGTTGGCACACGTCGCGAAGGGTGTGTGACGCTCCCTGATCGGAAACCTCCGGCCCAAACGCCGGAGGTTTTTGTTCAGAACTACTGATCGGTGGTTTTGGCACACATCGCGATCCATCTGGGACGCTTCCTGATCAGAAACCTCCGCGGCCCGACCGCCGGAGGTTTTTTATGGCCAAGCCAGTCTCATTGCACGCCGCACTGCCTGCAAATTCACCATAAAACTCAAACACTTAGACACAAACACAACAGCAAGCAAACCTCAGCGGCGGCTCATCTCAAAGCCCTCCACAATGCTCTCCACCAGCTCGGCCGCTCGCGCCAGCAAGACCTCCCAGCCCAGCACCTCTCCACCCACGACCGGCCGCCCGGCCTTCGAGAGGATCGCCACCGCGCTCCCAAAAAGCGTGCGCCCGATCTGGTCCACGGGCATGCCCTCCTCGGCCTGCAGCTGCTCATAGTCGTGCAAAAGCCTCGCGAGCAGCGCCGCCATAACCTCGCTCCAGGCCACCTCCACCGGCCGCGCCTGGCGGCGCTTACCCACCAGCACAAAGGACGTGTTGACCGCCCGCGCGCGCATCGCCCGCGGGCGCTCCGAGCGCTCCACGCTCATCGGCCACGCGGCCACAAGCTCCAGATCGGCCTCATCAAACGACTGCGCGATCGCCGCCCAGGCCTCCACCGCGCTATGCGCAAAGATCATCGAGAGCACCCCGCCCGGCTTCAAGACTCGCCAGACCTCCTTGAGCACCTCGGTCATCCCGCGGGTGTAGTAACGCTGCGCGAGCTCGGCTGTGTCGTGCACATGCCGGTTCATCGTCAACTCGCGGCTCGGATCGGTGGTCGCCTCCTCAAAGACCTCGGGAAAGATCCGCCCCAGCGCCAGGCGCTTCCACACAAAGATGCAGTCGGCCAGCACGTTATAATAGAGGTTGTCGAAGTAGGGCGGATCGGTCGCCACCACATCAAAGAACCCATCCTCAAAGGGCAGCTCGCGCGCGTCTGACTTAAGCACCACCGGAGCATGCTTGAAGTCGGGCACGCTTTTGAGCCCGCGCACAATGCGATCGAGCTTATCCCAGAGGTTGGCCGGCGACTCTTCGGTGGGGTCGATCTCCGCAAAATCCCAGACCATCGGGATGCCCGGCCCGCTGAGCGCGCGGCCGACCTGCTCGTTTTGCGCGATCCAGGTCGCAAGGCGGCTGTTCCAGTCCACGAGCTGGTCGATCAGCGCCGAGAGAAACGCCGCCAACGCCCGCGCCTTCTCGCTGCCATGGGACGACTCCCAACGCCCGTAATGCTCCCCGAGCAGACGGCACAGCCTGACCAAAACCGCGAGCTGTCGCTTGCTGAACAGATCCACATGCTTTGCCAGCCCGTAGAGCGCCGGGTTGGTCACCCCCGACCATTGCGGAAGCTCCGCCCCCGGCAACGCCCCGGCAAGCGCTGCCAGATCATCGGCCAGCGCCGCATCGAGCACCGCCTCATCGGGAAGCGCCCCCTCATCACGCGCATAACTCTTATGCCCCCGCTCGCTGCGACCGGTCGATCGCACCATCGCGCC
This genomic window contains:
- a CDS encoding DUF1156 domain-containing protein; its protein translation is MTEEEQVGFLGARFVVLDPRCGQERLQWVSFPDREGLLVGMEDDSSGVEESSGVELSEPSLAELGLQESTGPRDATAVRLIERFFPSEAVSEASRKERYQRGKTPHTIFTWWARRPFAAVCGVVATSLIQGDVQVGQVRELIDDYCREAGRGLSKFGVEQLMREGEQRVLDMFSGGATIPLEAAYIGTRAYSVDNNELAHFIQLALLNYSQVGADLPDLVEREGRVLLEALHEETAAFFPARDAGEAGRTIAYVWSRQVDCPECGGELVLSKRPWLVKRKGRLMHVARRPDGASKRYFVALRDHGDPPEDGSAWAGRRVVCPFCEATLEREALVEAMAQTGREALGAMVRSTGRSERGHKSYARDEGALPDEAVLDAALADDLAALAGALPGAELPQWSGVTNPALYGLAKHVDLFSKRQLAVLVRLCRLLGEHYGRWESSHGSEKARALAAFLSALIDQLVDWNSRLATWIAQNEQVGRALSGPGIPMVWDFAEIDPTEESPANLWDKLDRIVRGLKSVPDFKHAPVVLKSDARELPFEDGFFDVVATDPPYFDNLYYNVLADCIFVWKRLALGRIFPEVFEEATTDPSRELTMNRHVHDTAELAQRYYTRGMTEVLKEVWRVLKPGGVLSMIFAHSAVEAWAAIAQSFDEADLELVAAWPMSVERSERPRAMRARAVNTSFVLVGKRRQARPVEVAWSEVMAALLARLLHDYEQLQAEEGMPVDQIGRTLFGSAVAILSKAGRPVVGGEVLGWEVLLARAAELVESIVEGFEMSRR
- the ubiE gene encoding bifunctional demethylmenaquinone methyltransferase/2-methoxy-6-polyprenyl-1,4-benzoquinol methylase UbiE: MSTTEPISTDDAAIKKIDGGDGRFFDAIAERYDLLNRIISLGQDGYWRNKAVKALKLPEGARFLDLATGTADLAIASAKRHRDLQVVGLDPSAEMLANGRVKVSKANLDGRVELVLGDAQDLPFEDDSFDGVAISFGIRNVPDRRKALQEMNRVARPGGRIVILELSEPRQGLLASPARFYIHHVVPRIGGLISGSKEYRYLQESIAAFPTADAFAQLMREVGLTNVNASTLSFGAVNLFTANAGH